One segment of Bacteroides caecimuris DNA contains the following:
- a CDS encoding PcfJ domain-containing protein, with protein MKPKTKIQKEVARLSANLRPISATQIDWAYRHCVEHIGYRTKKGNITCSDCGHEWHSDSGLCDTLEGCTCPKCHAELKVQDTRRRIYKETQNFSVITTCKGYQVIRVAQVRCESRKGEPMRFYCHEVVQRWISPDGKVTDMALLRGFLFCYCDVWALGSDMEVRPHNSLYDDVVARSCAYPKMRILPQLRRNGFKGDFHGISPVRLFKALLSDPRIETLMKGGEIEVMKHFLFNTRTADECWASYLIAKRHKYQIDNLSMWCDYLRMLKKLGQDLRNPKNICPEDFMAAHDNATRKIEAIHEKERAAEQRRWEIERREREQQRQLQRKKDAEDFIANKSKFFGLVITDEEIIVKVLESIDEYYNEGKTQGICVFGSGYYKKADTLILSARIGDEIIETVEVDLRTLEVVQCHGKHNQDTEYHERIIDLVNKNANLIRERMKAA; from the coding sequence ATGAAACCGAAGACCAAGATACAGAAAGAGGTGGCAAGACTTTCCGCCAACCTTCGCCCCATATCAGCGACACAAATAGATTGGGCATACCGCCACTGCGTTGAGCATATCGGCTACCGCACCAAGAAAGGGAACATCACCTGTTCCGACTGCGGTCACGAGTGGCACAGCGACAGCGGACTATGCGACACCCTTGAAGGCTGCACCTGCCCCAAATGCCATGCCGAACTCAAAGTGCAGGACACACGCAGACGCATCTACAAGGAAACGCAGAATTTCAGCGTGATAACCACCTGCAAAGGGTATCAGGTAATCCGCGTGGCGCAGGTCAGATGCGAGAGCAGGAAAGGCGAACCGATGCGTTTCTACTGCCACGAGGTCGTGCAGCGTTGGATTTCACCCGACGGCAAGGTTACGGACATGGCGTTGCTCCGTGGCTTCCTTTTCTGCTATTGCGATGTGTGGGCATTAGGCAGCGATATGGAGGTAAGACCGCACAACAGCCTATACGATGATGTGGTGGCAAGAAGCTGTGCATATCCAAAGATGAGGATATTGCCCCAACTCAGACGTAACGGCTTCAAGGGCGATTTCCACGGCATCTCCCCCGTGCGTCTTTTCAAAGCCTTGCTTTCAGACCCAAGAATTGAAACCCTTATGAAAGGCGGTGAGATTGAGGTCATGAAACACTTTCTTTTCAATACCCGTACTGCCGATGAATGTTGGGCATCATATCTGATTGCCAAGCGTCACAAGTATCAGATAGACAACCTCTCAATGTGGTGCGACTATCTGCGTATGCTCAAAAAACTCGGTCAAGACCTCCGTAACCCGAAGAACATCTGTCCCGAAGATTTCATGGCGGCACACGACAACGCAACCCGAAAAATTGAAGCCATACACGAGAAGGAAAGAGCCGCAGAGCAACGCCGTTGGGAGATTGAAAGGCGTGAGCGTGAGCAACAGCGACAACTCCAACGAAAGAAAGATGCGGAGGATTTCATCGCCAACAAATCCAAATTCTTCGGCTTGGTAATCACGGACGAGGAAATAATCGTCAAGGTGCTTGAAAGCATAGACGAGTATTACAACGAGGGCAAGACGCAGGGCATCTGCGTGTTTGGCAGTGGATACTACAAGAAAGCCGACACCCTCATACTATCGGCAAGGATTGGCGATGAGATTATTGAAACCGTAGAGGTGGACTTGCGAACCCTCGAAGTGGTGCAGTGCCACGGCAAGCACAACCAGGACACCGAATATCACGAGCGCATCATAGACCTTGTGAACAAGAACGCCAACCTTATCCGTGAGCGGATGAAAGCGGCATAG
- a CDS encoding PcfK-like family protein: protein MKGTDHFKRTIYMYLEQRAEEDALFAKKYRNPAKNMDECVTHILNYVQKSGCNGFTDGEIFGQAIHYYEENEIEVGKPMDCQVVVNHVVKLTAEEKAEARQNAVRKYQEEELRKLQNRHRPSARKENQPQPSLFDLGL, encoded by the coding sequence ATGAAAGGAACAGACCATTTCAAGAGAACGATATATATGTACTTGGAACAGCGTGCGGAGGAAGATGCGCTATTTGCAAAGAAGTACCGCAACCCTGCCAAGAACATGGACGAGTGCGTGACCCACATTCTGAACTATGTGCAGAAAAGCGGTTGCAACGGTTTCACGGACGGAGAGATATTCGGGCAAGCCATCCACTACTATGAGGAAAACGAGATAGAGGTGGGCAAACCGATGGACTGCCAAGTGGTTGTGAACCACGTTGTGAAACTCACGGCAGAGGAAAAGGCGGAGGCACGTCAGAACGCTGTCCGCAAATACCAAGAGGAGGAACTCCGCAAGTTGCAGAACCGCCACAGACCGTCAGCGAGAAAAGAAAACCAACCCCAACCCTCATTATTTGATTTAGGCTTATGA
- a CDS encoding exonuclease SbcCD subunit D C-terminal domain-containing protein, giving the protein MIRILHTADWHLGQTFFGYDRTGEHEVFLNWLAEEIRQKEIDALIIAGDVFDVSNPSAASQSMYYQFIYRVTVENPNLQIVIVAGNHDSAARLEAPLPLLQAMRTEVRGVVRKLEGGEIDYDHLIVKLKNRKGEVELLCMAVPFLRQGDYPVVQTEGNPYAEGVRELYSQLLQRLWKQRTANQSILAIGHLQATGSEIAEKDYSERTVIGGLECVSLEAFSEQIAYTALGHIHKAQRVSGRENVRYAGSPIPMSFAEKHYHHGVVMVTFDGGCAVDIERLECPKLIPLVSVPNGDPALPEVVLEALKELPDTEETAPYLEVKVLLEEPEPMLRQEIEEALADKNYRLARIVSTYRTNVENMEKENENWKRGLQEMSPLQIVQSAFEKIYQVEMPAELTGLFREAYLAATRKEEEEEE; this is encoded by the coding sequence ATGATACGTATATTACATACTGCCGACTGGCATTTGGGACAAACCTTTTTTGGATATGATCGCACGGGAGAACATGAGGTATTCCTGAATTGGCTGGCAGAAGAAATTCGTCAGAAAGAGATTGATGCATTGATTATAGCCGGAGATGTTTTTGATGTTTCCAACCCTTCCGCTGCATCCCAAAGCATGTATTATCAGTTTATTTATCGGGTGACAGTGGAGAATCCGAATCTGCAAATTGTCATTGTGGCCGGCAATCATGATTCGGCTGCACGTCTGGAAGCTCCTTTGCCTCTGTTGCAGGCTATGCGGACAGAAGTCAGAGGGGTGGTGCGCAAACTTGAAGGTGGAGAAATTGATTATGACCATTTGATCGTGAAATTGAAGAACCGGAAAGGGGAAGTGGAACTGCTTTGTATGGCTGTCCCTTTTTTGCGCCAAGGGGATTATCCGGTCGTGCAGACAGAAGGCAACCCGTACGCGGAGGGAGTTCGCGAACTATATTCGCAGCTTCTGCAAAGGCTATGGAAGCAAAGGACAGCGAATCAGTCGATTCTTGCCATCGGTCATTTGCAGGCTACAGGATCGGAGATTGCAGAAAAAGATTATAGTGAGCGTACGGTGATTGGCGGTCTGGAATGTGTATCGCTGGAAGCTTTTTCCGAACAGATAGCATATACGGCATTGGGGCATATACATAAAGCGCAGCGAGTGTCGGGAAGGGAGAATGTGAGATATGCAGGAAGTCCCATTCCGATGTCTTTTGCAGAGAAACATTATCATCATGGAGTCGTGATGGTGACCTTTGACGGAGGTTGTGCAGTAGACATTGAACGGTTGGAATGCCCGAAATTAATCCCTTTGGTAAGTGTGCCGAATGGAGATCCTGCCTTGCCGGAAGTGGTGTTGGAAGCCTTGAAAGAATTGCCGGACACGGAAGAAACAGCTCCTTATTTAGAAGTGAAGGTACTGCTGGAGGAACCGGAGCCCATGCTTCGGCAAGAGATTGAGGAGGCATTGGCAGATAAAAATTATCGATTGGCACGCATTGTGTCTACCTATCGCACCAATGTAGAAAATATGGAGAAAGAAAATGAGAACTGGAAGAGAGGATTGCAGGAGATGTCTCCCTTGCAGATTGTGCAGTCTGCCTTTGAAAAGATTTATCAGGTAGAAATGCCAGCCGAACTGACAGGTTTGTTTCGGGAAGCCTATTTGGCTGCTACTCGTAAAGAAGAGGAGGAAGAAGAATGA
- a CDS encoding SbcC/MukB-like Walker B domain-containing protein, translated as MKILAIRLKNLTSIEGTVEVDFTAEPLHSAGIFAISGPTGAGKSTLLDALCLALYDKAPRFATSVESVNLSDVGDNQINQSDVRNLLRRGTSDGYAEVDFLGIDGRRYRSRWSVRRTRNKISGSLQPQTMEVKELDTEKEFQGTKKELLIQLVELVGLTYEQFTRTVLLAQNDFATFLKSKGAAKAELLEKLTGTGVYSRISQEVYARNKAAQEEVTLIQNRMNVIELMPEEELLALQKEKELLAEKRVAGIKLLAEQNEQLNVVRSLKMQEDLWKKKQQEEQEEQARLKMLQGALASQEEGLVHFKAQWEAIQPDLKKARQLDVQILSQQDSYTQSQQMLQSANKQVSEQEQKMRMATEQLQGAYSSLNRLLNHVGIEEALQLEQVEEILRQEENKLTAGMNTNEERLLQLNSFGYPLLAEEQMKLQKELTRQQNIRQLTEMQTKTKAEIERLEKETTDCLKQLTEQETALKVTQRLYENARMAVGKDVKALRRQLQEGEACPVCGSTAHPYHQEQEVVDTLFRSIEQEYNAAVANCQQINNRSIVLQRDWTHQKMVDGQIGEQLAALYKAGINAGNEEQIQHRLTELAERILAYRNLYAEWQRSDEEIKKMRSHCEALRENVSLCRLAMQKVSSAKEQLVLLQNTASAEQKRFEVIEKALNVLRQERSQLLKGKSANEAEAVVAKREKELNLALEKARKEVEAVHNRLSSLQGEMKQITLAIGECQEQYKKIEFPEQLPEIIKKQQEENLNTERTFSTMEARLLQQEKNKLTVEQIAKELAEKQTIAERWAKLNKLIGSADGAKFKVIAQSYTLNLLLLHANKHLSYLSKRYKLQQVPDTLALQVIDCDMCDEIRTVYSLSGGESFLISLALALGLSSLSSNNLKVESLFIDEGFGSLDAESLRTAMEALEQLQMQGRKIGVISHVQEMSERISVQVQVHKKVNGKSVLTVAG; from the coding sequence ATGAAAATACTGGCTATACGATTGAAGAATCTGACCTCGATAGAGGGGACAGTAGAAGTTGATTTTACAGCAGAACCATTACATTCTGCTGGTATATTTGCCATATCAGGACCTACGGGTGCCGGTAAGTCTACTTTATTAGATGCTTTATGTTTGGCACTGTATGATAAAGCTCCCCGTTTCGCAACTTCGGTGGAAAGTGTGAATCTGTCAGATGTAGGAGACAATCAGATAAATCAGTCCGATGTAAGAAACTTATTGCGCCGGGGAACAAGCGATGGTTATGCGGAAGTCGATTTCTTAGGCATTGACGGACGACGTTACCGTTCTCGCTGGTCGGTGAGGCGGACAAGAAATAAGATAAGCGGTTCTTTGCAGCCACAAACGATGGAGGTGAAAGAACTGGATACAGAGAAAGAATTCCAGGGTACCAAAAAAGAGTTGTTGATTCAGTTGGTGGAGCTGGTGGGGTTGACGTATGAGCAGTTTACCCGTACCGTATTATTGGCGCAGAATGATTTTGCGACATTCCTGAAATCGAAAGGAGCGGCCAAAGCGGAGTTGCTTGAGAAGTTGACGGGAACCGGTGTTTATTCTCGGATTTCTCAAGAAGTCTATGCCCGGAATAAGGCGGCACAGGAAGAAGTCACTTTGATTCAGAATCGAATGAATGTGATCGAATTGATGCCGGAAGAAGAATTGCTTGCTTTACAAAAAGAGAAAGAACTGTTGGCGGAAAAGCGTGTGGCAGGAATCAAACTGCTGGCGGAACAGAATGAACAGCTGAATGTGGTTCGTTCATTAAAAATGCAAGAAGATCTTTGGAAGAAGAAGCAACAGGAAGAACAGGAGGAACAGGCAAGATTAAAAATGTTACAAGGCGCATTGGCTTCACAAGAAGAAGGATTGGTGCATTTCAAGGCACAATGGGAAGCCATACAGCCGGACTTGAAGAAAGCCCGTCAATTGGATGTACAGATACTGTCGCAACAGGACAGTTACACACAATCGCAACAGATGTTACAGTCCGCTAATAAACAGGTGTCGGAGCAGGAACAAAAAATGCGGATGGCTACGGAGCAGTTGCAGGGTGCTTATTCTTCTCTGAACCGTTTGCTGAATCATGTAGGAATAGAAGAAGCGTTGCAGCTAGAACAGGTGGAAGAAATTCTACGACAGGAAGAAAACAAACTGACAGCCGGGATGAACACGAATGAAGAACGGTTATTGCAATTAAATTCTTTCGGATATCCGTTATTGGCCGAAGAACAGATGAAGTTGCAAAAAGAGTTGACACGCCAACAGAATATCCGGCAATTGACGGAAATGCAGACGAAAACCAAGGCGGAAATAGAACGGTTGGAGAAAGAAACAACTGATTGTTTGAAACAATTGACGGAACAAGAAACCGCATTGAAAGTAACTCAACGCCTTTACGAAAATGCACGTATGGCAGTGGGAAAAGACGTGAAAGCATTGCGTCGGCAATTGCAGGAGGGGGAAGCTTGTCCGGTTTGCGGTAGTACGGCGCATCCTTACCATCAGGAACAGGAGGTAGTAGATACTCTTTTCCGGAGTATAGAACAGGAGTATAATGCAGCAGTAGCAAACTGTCAACAGATCAATAACCGGAGCATTGTCTTGCAACGTGATTGGACGCATCAGAAGATGGTGGACGGACAGATTGGAGAACAGTTGGCGGCATTGTATAAAGCTGGGATCAATGCTGGTAACGAAGAGCAGATACAACATCGTTTGACGGAACTGGCTGAACGTATTTTAGCATATCGTAATCTTTATGCAGAATGGCAACGCAGCGATGAAGAAATTAAAAAGATGCGTTCGCATTGTGAAGCTCTTCGTGAGAATGTATCTCTCTGTCGCCTGGCGATGCAGAAAGTGTCGTCTGCTAAGGAGCAGTTGGTGTTACTGCAGAATACTGCTTCAGCCGAGCAAAAGAGATTTGAAGTTATAGAGAAAGCGTTGAATGTGCTTCGTCAGGAACGTTCGCAACTGTTGAAAGGAAAAAGTGCGAATGAAGCGGAAGCTGTCGTAGCAAAAAGAGAAAAAGAACTGAATCTGGCTTTGGAGAAAGCACGCAAAGAAGTAGAGGCTGTGCACAATCGGCTTTCCAGTTTGCAAGGAGAGATGAAGCAAATTACGCTGGCTATCGGAGAATGTCAGGAACAGTATAAAAAGATTGAGTTTCCCGAACAACTTCCCGAAATAATAAAGAAACAACAGGAAGAAAACCTGAATACCGAACGTACCTTTTCTACTATGGAAGCCCGTCTTCTACAACAGGAAAAGAATAAGCTAACTGTGGAACAGATAGCGAAGGAGCTGGCAGAGAAACAGACGATTGCCGAACGTTGGGCGAAACTTAATAAACTGATTGGCAGTGCAGACGGAGCGAAATTTAAAGTGATAGCTCAAAGTTACACTTTGAATTTGCTGTTGCTTCATGCCAACAAACATTTATCCTACCTTTCTAAACGCTATAAGTTGCAACAGGTTCCCGACACGTTGGCGCTTCAAGTGATAGATTGTGATATGTGTGATGAAATACGGACTGTGTACTCTCTTTCCGGTGGTGAATCATTCCTGATATCTTTGGCATTGGCTTTGGGCTTGTCTTCCTTATCAAGCAATAACCTGAAAGTAGAATCTCTTTTTATTGATGAAGGATTCGGCTCTTTGGATGCGGAAAGCCTGCGTACGGCAATGGAAGCACTGGAACAATTACAGATGCAGGGACGGAAAATCGGAGTTATTTCTCACGTACAGGAGATGAGTGAACGAATTTCTGTTCAGGTGCAAGTGCATAAGAAAGTGAATGGAAAGAGTGTGCTTACCGTTGCAGGGTAA
- a CDS encoding RNA polymerase sigma factor translates to MRERTTEANPPIEQEFLSVIREYERVIYKVCYLYANPNAPLNDLYQDVLLNLWKAYPKFRKECKVSTWIYRIALNTCISFYRKEKNVPEIVSLTKDTDWTEAHDPINEMLKQLYQMINQLGQLDKSIILLYLEDKSYEEIAEITGLTVTNVATKLSRIKDKLKRMKKEE, encoded by the coding sequence ATGAGAGAACGAACAACAGAAGCCAATCCTCCTATTGAGCAAGAGTTTTTGTCGGTAATCCGCGAATATGAACGGGTGATCTACAAAGTGTGCTATCTGTACGCCAACCCCAATGCTCCTCTCAATGACCTTTATCAGGATGTGCTACTGAATCTTTGGAAAGCTTATCCTAAATTCAGAAAAGAATGTAAAGTATCTACATGGATTTATCGTATTGCCCTCAACACTTGTATCAGTTTTTATCGTAAAGAAAAGAATGTACCGGAAATTGTCAGTCTCACCAAAGATACTGACTGGACCGAAGCACACGACCCGATCAACGAAATGCTGAAACAGCTTTATCAGATGATTAACCAGCTGGGACAACTCGACAAATCAATTATCCTGCTCTATCTCGAAGACAAAAGTTATGAAGAGATAGCAGAAATTACCGGACTGACGGTTACCAATGTAGCGACCAAACTAAGCCGCATCAAAGACAAACTTAAAAGAATGAAAAAGGAGGAATAA
- a CDS encoding vitamin B12 dependent-methionine synthase activation domain-containing protein, giving the protein MILSYKIHTVTPYINWIYFFHAWGFQPRFAAIANIHGCDACRASWLTTFPEEERNKASEAMQLFKEANRMLDLLDRDYEVKTLFKLCKANSDGDNLIIEKEKDQFITFPLLRQQTPKRDGSPFLCLSDFIRPLSSGIPDTIGAFASSIDADMEGLYEQDPYKHLLVQTLSDRLAEAATEKMHEYVRKEAWGYAKEENLGIADLLVEKYQGIRPAVGYPSLPDQSVNFLLDELLDMKQIGISLTENGAMYPHASVCGLMFSHPASEYFSVGKIGEDQLEDYTRRRGKNIEEMRKFLAANLQ; this is encoded by the coding sequence ATGATTCTATCTTATAAAATACACACAGTTACCCCTTACATCAACTGGATTTACTTTTTCCACGCATGGGGTTTCCAGCCACGTTTTGCAGCCATCGCCAACATTCATGGATGTGATGCCTGCCGTGCTTCGTGGCTAACAACTTTCCCGGAAGAAGAACGTAATAAAGCCTCCGAAGCAATGCAGCTATTTAAAGAAGCCAACCGAATGCTCGATCTGCTCGACCGGGATTATGAGGTAAAAACTCTATTCAAGCTCTGCAAAGCAAATTCTGACGGAGATAACCTGATTATTGAGAAAGAAAAAGACCAATTCATCACCTTTCCTTTACTGCGTCAGCAGACGCCCAAAAGAGATGGAAGTCCTTTCCTTTGTCTAAGCGACTTTATCCGTCCTCTTTCTTCCGGCATCCCCGACACCATCGGTGCTTTTGCTTCTTCTATTGATGCGGACATGGAAGGGCTGTACGAACAGGACCCATATAAACACTTGCTTGTCCAAACCCTCTCCGACCGACTGGCAGAAGCTGCAACAGAAAAGATGCATGAGTATGTACGAAAAGAAGCATGGGGATATGCCAAAGAAGAAAATCTGGGCATAGCGGATTTATTGGTCGAGAAATATCAAGGTATTCGCCCTGCCGTCGGCTACCCGTCTTTACCGGATCAGTCTGTCAACTTCCTGTTGGATGAACTGTTGGACATGAAACAGATAGGTATTTCATTGACTGAAAACGGAGCCATGTATCCGCACGCTTCTGTTTGCGGACTTATGTTTTCACATCCGGCTTCCGAATATTTCTCTGTAGGAAAGATTGGAGAAGACCAACTCGAAGATTATACCCGCCGCCGGGGAAAAAACATCGAAGAAATGCGCAAGTTTCTGGCAGCGAATCTTCAATAA
- a CDS encoding dihydroorotase: MKRTLIQHAVIVNEGRKVLGSVVIENEKIAEILVGEEKAASPCDEVIDASGCYLLPGVIDEHVHFRDPGLTHKADITTESHAAAAGGVTSIMDMPNTNPQTTTLEALEEKFTLLGEKSAVNYSCYFGATNTNYTQFAQLDKHRVCGVKLFMGSSTGNMLVDRMASLRNIFGGTDLLIAAHCEDQGIIKENTDKYKKEYGDDVPLALHPLLRSEEACYRSSELAVQLARETNARLHIMHISTAKELSLFSNAPLAQKRITAEACVSHLLFTEEDYQTLGARIKCNPAIKTAQDRKALQEAVNSGLIDAIATDHAPHLLSEKEGGALKAMSGMPMIQFSLVSMLELADKGVFTIEKVVEKMAHAPAQMYEIRNRGFIRKGYQADLVLVRPDSEWTVTTDCILSKCKWSPLEGHTFNWKVEKTFANGHLLYNNGEIDETYRGQELFFER, encoded by the coding sequence ATGAAACGTACACTGATTCAACATGCCGTTATTGTTAACGAAGGAAGAAAAGTACTGGGTTCAGTAGTCATTGAAAATGAAAAGATAGCCGAAATACTGGTGGGTGAAGAAAAAGCAGCTTCCCCTTGTGACGAAGTCATTGATGCAAGCGGGTGTTATCTCCTGCCGGGTGTCATCGACGAACATGTTCATTTCCGTGATCCCGGACTGACTCATAAAGCAGATATTACCACCGAAAGCCATGCCGCTGCAGCAGGAGGGGTCACTTCCATCATGGACATGCCCAATACAAACCCGCAGACTACGACGCTGGAGGCTTTGGAAGAGAAATTCACCCTACTAGGTGAGAAATCAGCAGTCAACTATTCCTGCTATTTCGGAGCAACAAACACTAACTATACCCAGTTTGCACAACTGGATAAACACCGGGTTTGTGGCGTGAAGTTATTTATGGGTTCAAGCACCGGCAATATGCTGGTAGACCGGATGGCCAGCCTGCGTAATATATTCGGCGGAACCGATCTGCTTATCGCCGCCCATTGCGAAGACCAGGGAATTATCAAAGAAAATACGGATAAATATAAGAAAGAATACGGAGACGATGTACCTCTGGCTCTTCATCCGCTTCTCCGTTCGGAAGAGGCTTGCTATCGTTCGTCCGAACTGGCTGTGCAACTGGCAAGGGAAACAAATGCCCGCCTGCACATCATGCATATTTCCACCGCCAAAGAGCTGAGTCTGTTTTCCAACGCTCCTCTGGCACAAAAAAGAATTACGGCAGAAGCCTGCGTCTCCCATCTACTCTTTACGGAAGAAGATTATCAGACATTGGGTGCCCGCATCAAATGCAACCCTGCCATCAAGACTGCACAAGACCGGAAAGCCTTGCAAGAGGCTGTCAACAGCGGCCTGATTGATGCCATCGCAACCGATCATGCTCCACACTTGCTTAGTGAAAAAGAAGGCGGTGCATTAAAGGCAATGTCCGGAATGCCGATGATTCAGTTCTCGCTAGTCAGCATGTTGGAATTGGCAGATAAAGGAGTGTTTACCATCGAGAAAGTGGTAGAAAAAATGGCTCATGCTCCCGCACAGATGTATGAGATACGCAACAGGGGATTCATCCGCAAAGGCTATCAGGCTGACCTGGTATTGGTACGCCCCGACTCCGAATGGACCGTTACCACAGACTGCATCTTAAGTAAATGCAAATGGAGCCCGCTGGAAGGCCATACATTCAATTGGAAGGTAGAGAAAACATTCGCAAACGGACATCTGTTATATAACAACGGAGAAATAGATGAGACTTATCGCGGACAAGAATTGTTCTTCGAACGATAA
- a CDS encoding polyprenol monophosphomannose synthase: MQTSDSIVIIPTYNERENIENIIRAVFGLTKTFHILVIEDGSPDGTAAIVKTLQQEFPERLFMIERKGKLGLGTAYITGFKWALEHAYEYIFEMDADFSHNPNDLPRLYQACSEQGGDVSIGSRYISGVNVVNWPMGRVLMSYFASKYVRLITGIPVHDTTAGFVCYRRQVLETIDLDHIRFKGYAFQIEMKFTAYKCGFKIIEVPVIFINRELGTSKMNSSIFGEAIFGVIKLKVNSWFHKFPQKS, translated from the coding sequence ATGCAGACATCGGACAGCATCGTAATTATCCCTACCTACAACGAACGGGAGAACATAGAAAATATCATCCGAGCCGTTTTCGGACTCACCAAGACATTCCATATCCTGGTCATAGAAGACGGCTCTCCGGACGGAACGGCAGCCATCGTAAAAACCTTGCAACAAGAATTTCCCGAACGGCTTTTCATGATTGAACGCAAAGGGAAACTTGGATTGGGCACTGCCTATATCACCGGTTTCAAATGGGCACTGGAACATGCCTACGAGTACATCTTCGAAATGGATGCCGACTTCAGCCATAATCCGAACGATTTGCCCCGTTTGTATCAGGCTTGTTCGGAACAGGGTGGGGATGTATCCATCGGCTCCCGCTACATCAGCGGAGTGAACGTAGTGAACTGGCCGATGGGACGGGTGTTGATGTCGTATTTTGCCTCCAAGTATGTGAGACTTATCACGGGGATTCCCGTACACGACACCACCGCCGGATTCGTCTGTTACCGTCGTCAGGTATTGGAAACAATCGATTTGGACCATATCCGCTTCAAAGGATATGCATTTCAGATTGAAATGAAGTTCACCGCTTACAAATGCGGATTCAAAATCATTGAAGTTCCCGTAATCTTTATCAATCGCGAATTGGGCACTTCCAAGATGAACAGCAGCATCTTTGGAGAGGCCATATTTGGTGTGATTAAATTAAAAGTAAATAGTTGGTTCCATAAATTCCCGCAAAAGTCATGA
- a CDS encoding ISAs1 family transposase — MSLISLCKQLEDPRIDRKKEHSLEVIVYIALCAVICGSESWNEIERFGICKFDFFKRRFPDLVKIPSHDTFNRFFSLLKPGYFELVFRDWVSELCGKYEGVVAIDGKMLRGASKCSKDNPFGKKGFKLHMVSAWAVSNGISMGQVKVDDKSNEITAIPSLIKSLDLQDCIVTIDAIACQTDIAEVIIENNADYILALKANQKNRLMDVERWLDEMDGVDIDRPVYRSHYGKYVTEEVSHGRIETRECLVYSPGKIMESMLKDKFEGVKSIVRISTERLEVATKKLSVEKRYYITSLGLKPKEISEAIRSHWDIENRLHWQLDVSFREDAGRKVGNAAQNFSLINKIALYIIKQDETKGSVAAKRKNAGWNDEYLFKLLNKIKI; from the coding sequence ATGAGCTTAATTAGTCTTTGTAAACAACTTGAAGATCCTCGTATTGACCGAAAAAAAGAACACTCTTTGGAAGTCATCGTTTATATAGCCTTGTGTGCTGTAATCTGTGGAAGTGAAAGCTGGAATGAAATAGAACGGTTCGGTATTTGTAAGTTTGACTTCTTTAAACGTCGTTTTCCTGATTTAGTAAAGATCCCAAGTCATGACACTTTCAATCGTTTTTTCAGTTTACTCAAACCCGGTTATTTTGAATTGGTCTTTCGTGATTGGGTATCTGAGCTTTGTGGTAAGTATGAAGGGGTTGTTGCTATAGACGGTAAAATGCTTCGTGGAGCAAGTAAGTGCAGCAAAGACAATCCCTTTGGCAAAAAAGGATTCAAGCTTCATATGGTTAGTGCCTGGGCTGTTTCCAATGGAATCAGTATGGGTCAGGTAAAAGTAGATGATAAAAGCAATGAAATCACCGCTATTCCTTCTCTTATAAAATCTCTGGATTTGCAGGATTGCATAGTGACAATTGATGCTATTGCATGCCAAACAGATATTGCCGAAGTAATAATAGAAAATAATGCAGACTATATTCTGGCATTAAAGGCCAATCAAAAAAACAGGTTAATGGATGTGGAACGCTGGCTAGACGAGATGGATGGTGTTGATATTGATCGGCCGGTATACCGTTCACACTATGGAAAATATGTCACAGAGGAGGTTTCTCATGGGAGAATTGAGACTCGTGAATGTCTGGTTTATAGCCCGGGAAAGATTATGGAATCAATGCTGAAAGATAAATTTGAGGGGGTCAAGTCCATCGTAAGAATTAGTACCGAAAGACTGGAGGTAGCCACTAAAAAACTTTCCGTAGAAAAAAGATATTACATTACTTCACTAGGGCTAAAACCGAAAGAAATTTCAGAGGCTATAAGATCGCATTGGGATATAGAAAACAGGCTACATTGGCAGTTAGACGTATCGTTTAGAGAAGACGCAGGAAGGAAAGTAGGTAATGCTGCGCAAAATTTTTCTTTAATTAATAAGATAGCCCTTTATATCATCAAACAAGATGAAACAAAGGGCAGTGTAGCAGCCAAAAGAAAAAACGCAGGATGGAATGATGAATATTTGTTCAAACTATTAAATAAGATAAAAATATAA